In Drosophila nasuta strain 15112-1781.00 chromosome 2R, ASM2355853v1, whole genome shotgun sequence, a single genomic region encodes these proteins:
- the LOC132787077 gene encoding trimethyllysine dioxygenase, mitochondrial — MLQLKHPKTHQSLEVNEFWLRDHCRCGECLNTETNQRRYDLLELPADVKASQHNWQPSDGNDEPQLLVLWSDGHRSSYAANFIFDAQLEQLISRRTKSTSLTPWNRSIVLQNERHLRFSLPQLMASDEQVKSLVASLVRYGIIFIDDVSPTPTMTELALRRIFPLMKTFFGEMWTFSDKKDHADTAYTQLYLGSHTDNTYFCDAAGLQALHCIEHSGDVAGGENFFVDGLHVVHELKRQYPAAYELLTRVQVPAEYIEPGEHHRHTAPLIRIDPLTGELVQLRLNIYDRAVFDTLPQSEMEDFYASLRLLLQLVREEEQQWQLKLSPGSIVLFDNWRVLHGRHAYTGRRTMSGAYVQRTDFQSKARTLGIIE, encoded by the exons ATGCTGCAATTGAAGCATCCCAAAACTCATCAGAGTTTGGAAGTAAATGAGTTTTGGCTGCGGGATCATTGTCGCTGTGGCGAATGCCTCAACACGGAGACGAATCAACGTCGCTACGATCTACTCGAGTTGCCAGCTGATGTGAAAGCTTCTCAGCACAATTGGCAGCCAAGTGATGGCAATGACGAGCCGCAGCTTCTAGTGCTAT GGAGCGATGGACATCGTTCGAGCTACGCTGCCAATTTCATCTTCGACGCACAGCTGGAGCAACTGATAAGCCGACGAACAAAGTCCACATCGCTGACACCATGGAATCGCAGCATTGTGCTACAGAATGAGCGCCACTTGCGCTTCTCGCTGCCCCAGCTGATGGCCAGCGATGAGCAGGTCAAGTCACTGGTTGCCTCGCTGGTGCGTTATGGCATTATCTTTATCGATGACGTGTCGCCGACGCCCACAATGACCGAGTTGGCGCTGCGACGCATCTTTCCGCTGATGAAAACCTTCTTTGGCGAGATGTGGACATTCAGTGACAAAAAGGATCACGCTGACACCGCCTACACTCAGCTCTACCTTGGCTCTCACACTGACAACACTTATTTCTGCGATGCAGCCGGATTGCAGGCGCTGCATTGTATTGAACATTCCGGAGACGTAGCTGGTGGTGAGAATTTCTTTGTCGATGGGCTGCATGTGGTGCACGAGCTGAAACGTCAATACCCGGCTGCCTATGAGCTGTTGACTCGTGTGCAAGTGCCTGCAGAGTACATTGAGCCAGGCGAACATCATCGTCACACAGCGCCGCTCATTCGCATAGATCCGCTTACTGGAGAACTTGTGCAACTGCGTCTTAATATCTACGATCGAGCTGTGTTTGATACTTTGCCTCAGAGTGAAATGGAAGACTTCTATGCCAGCTTGcgtttgctgttgcagctggtaagagaagaagaacaacagtGGCAACTGAAGCTGTCGCCTGGCAGCATTGTGCTCTTCGACAATTGGCGTGTGTTGCATGGACGACATGCTTATACGGGTCGTCGCACCATGTCGGGGGCTTATGTGCAACGCACGGACTTTCAGAGCAAGGCTCGCACGCTGGGCATCATTGAATAA